Proteins encoded together in one Manis pentadactyla isolate mManPen7 chromosome 6, mManPen7.hap1, whole genome shotgun sequence window:
- the RPL17 gene encoding 60S ribosomal protein L17: MVRYSLDPENPTKSCKSRGSNLRVHFKNTRETAQAIKGMHIRKATKYLKDVTLQKQCVPFRRYNGGVGRCAQAKQWGWTQGRWPKKSAEFLLHMLKNAESNAELKGLDVDSLVIEHIQVNKAPKMRRRTYRAHGRINPYMSSPCHIEMILTEKEQIVPKPEEEVAQKKKISQKKLKKQKLMARD; the protein is encoded by the exons ATGGTTCGCTATTCACTTGACCCAGAAAACCCCACAAAGT catgcaaATCAAGAGGCTCAAATCTTCGTGTTCACTTTAAG AACACTCGTGAAACTGCCCAGGCCATCAAAGGTATGCATATCCGAAAAGCTACCAAGTATCTGAAGGATGTCACCTTGCAGAAGCAGTGTGTGCCATTCCGTCGCTACAATGGTGGAGTTGGTAGGTGTGCCCAG GCCAAACAGTGGGGATGGACACAGGGTCGGTGGCCCAAAAAGAGTGCTGAATTTTTACTGCACATGCTTAAAAATGCAGAGAGTAATGCTGAGCTTAAG GGTTTAGATGTAGATTCTCTGGTCATTGAGCATATCCAGGTGAACAAAGCCCCCAAGATGCGGCGCAGAACTTACAGAGCTCATGGTCGGATCAACCCATATATGAGCTCTCCCTGCCACATTGAAATGATCCTTACTGAAAAAGAGCAGATTGTGCCTAAACCAGAAGAGGAAGTTGCACAGAAGAAAAAG